From Etheostoma cragini isolate CJK2018 chromosome 3, CSU_Ecrag_1.0, whole genome shotgun sequence:
GTCCGGGGGGCTGCCGCTGGAGAAGCTGGCGTTGTCCATGTCAGGGGAGTCTGACTTGCAGCGTTTGGCAGGAAGCAAAGAGTCTCGCGTGAAGGAGGACTCTGGGGAGGGAGGCCCAGGGGCATGCTGGTCCATTCTGAACGTCCCGCCGGCCCTATGTCTGTTTTTCCCACTTGCCCTCTTGTATTTACTTACATCTGTCTCTTGGTCTGTTtgctcctcccctctctccttgGCCCCCTCCCGGTCGGGGAGCTGTGGGTGATGGTGGTGCTGTGTGGTTTTGATTCCACGGCTGAACACCTCGTCCATCTCGTCCAGTCCCTGCATTGCACTCCTTAAACGGCCCGTTTCGTGGCTCGACTCTGTGTGGCTATGCAAGGCATCTCGGCCTCGTTTCTCCACCTTCACACTGGCTATAACTGTCCGCTCTGAGGGGGGGGAGGAGGCATCGTGCTGGGGGGGTGATGGCGTGGGTCTCGGGTAGGACAAACTTTCGTCTCCTCCCCCTGGAACACCGGGTCTGACCCGGGGACTAATGTTTTCCCGGTAGGTTTTCCTAAGGGGGAGACGGCATGTTGTCTGCGAGGGCGTGGCAGTGGAGGCAGAATTGTGTTTGAGCCCACCCCCGTCGTGGTGATCCAACGACCCGTTCACTTGAGTGGAAGAGGCGGAGGAGGACAACGACCAAGTGTGGGAGGTAGAGgtagaggaagaggaagctGGGGCTGCGTTGGGGGGAACAGTACCTCTCAGTGGCGGGTTAGACTGAGAGGTTGCTGTGGTGACCAATGAGGCAGAGGAAGCAGTGCATATGGGAGACTGAGTTCTAATTACTGTGGGAGGGGGCGTTGACAGTGGGCGGGGCTTTGGGTGCAGTACAGCAGCTTGGCCCTGGGGCTGAGTCTGAGGCTGGGATGTAGACTGGCCGCTCTGCTGGGGCTGAGGTGTGTGCACAGGGTCTAAGGCAGTGTTGTGGACCACCTTGCTGAACCCTGTCTGGTCCTGCTTGATCTTCAGCTTCAAGCCTATTCTCCTGCGAGCCTCGTAGGTCTTCATAGGCGGTTTGCTGGTTCTCTGCGGGAGGGCATCATCGTCGTCGGGCGATGCTGCCGAAGCGCGACTGAAGGAGGAGCTCTGGGCGGCGGGTTCGGCCAGCCTGCCCACTGCAGCTGGAGGTGGGGGACCGCCGCTGGACCAGGACACAGAGGCTCCGCCTCCGCCATGCTTGATGACCAGTTTGGTAGGGGGGAAAGGGGTGGCGGTGGGGGCGGCAGGAGGTGCTGGAGCTGAAGCAGGAGCAGGGACTGGAGCGGAAGCAGGAGATGGAGACGGGGTGGGAGCAGGAGGAGGGTTTGGGGCGAGGTTTGAGAGAGGGACTGGGACCGGAGCCGCAGGCGCTGGAGCAGGGACAGCAGCGGCTACGCCTCCACTCGCTGATGTGGGCTCAGCAGAAGGTGCTTTCTGTTGGGATGAAACTACACTCTCCAACATGCGGGCGTTTGCCACAAACTCCTCTGCAATGAAAAGAACAGAATTATATCATTAACATACACTTAATTTAGatcaaaacaaccacaaaacaagGGTTGggtatcatttattttaaccgTCATTAGGCACAGAAATCTGTGTTGCTATTTGGTCCGGTAGATATCGGACGTTTAAGAACCATAACCGATGGTTggtttcggtacccaaccctacacAAAACTCATGTTTAGCCACAAACAGTGCTAGGGTACCTGGTCTCTCCTTGGCCAAAATCCTGTCCTGGCTCAACGCAATCTTCTCTTCCTGAATGAACATCCGGTCAATCATCACCATCTCTGCCGAGGGGCCCAGTCTCTGCTCGGGTTTAAACGCCAACAATCCCATCAGTTCAACATCAATTCAGGACGAGGACCACGACTGGAATGCATATGGTGGGAATGCTGGTTTATAAACTTACTTTTGACTCAGCAAAGAGCAGGTGGCGATACTTATCCAGCATCGCCTGGGTCCTTTTCAGCAGATGGCAGGAGACCGTCTCAAATTCATCATCCACTATGCAAGAGAAACAACACGTTCGTGAAGATTGTGAATTGGGGAACACGTGGTACCAAACTGTTGCACAGGAAGCTATGGAGTGTGTTACCTTTCTGATAATCTTGAGAAGAGTTGGCAGTTCCCTGGTAGAGATGGTAAGGCAGCAGTCTGTGCATTGTGTCCTCAAAGGAGTAAAAAGGGGCACTGTAGTTTGGGTGAAGCACTGAACCCTGCTGTTTCCTCAGCTGTTCCAGCATCCTGCAGTGAGGTGTGGATAAAGAAATACGGTTTAGAAAAACTGTGTTACGAGACAGGTAATGTAAGccaataaaaatgcatttgcaaCACACACCTGGCTTCTTTGCTGGGCTCTGCACTGAAAGGCATCTTCATTGTTGTTGTCTGGGACGTGAACaaacgtaaaaaaaagagattacaCCTTCCGGCTGAAGCTTAAAAGTGTGAGGCAATATGCTTGCTAACAATATGCAGTGACCATTCTTTACCTGAGTTTGTAGTGGAGCTGGGAGCTGTGGAGCAGGCATTTGAGTAAGACTAGTACCTAACACCTGTATCTGCATCCCACCTTTCCCCAGAGTCATCCCTCCCACTGAGCTGATCACCCCTGGCTTTGGCTGAACCtgtagggaaaaaaaaaaaaaaatcaggacaGTTAGACGgtgacaaaatacatttgagtacatttttcttttctttttttaaacattttaaaactcagTGTTGAATGCTGGGAGACTGTAAAACAGCTAGCTcacaatgcaaaacaaccacCATGCATATCCTAGAATGGAATTGGCTTTGAGATGTGATGTGTACCTGTGCAGGCTGGTTAAGGCTGGAAGGAGTGACAGTCTGATTCCCCATTGCTCCAGCTGGCCCTTGGGCTCCTGAGAATACCTGTAAGTCACTTGATGCTATAACGAGAGGAAACAAACcgttaaaaaaagggaaatacttCAAGGTGTGCACAGGGTCCTGCCACTGGGAATTATTAGGGATGAACAGTGTCTAACCTGGAGCCGGTGTTTTGACGAGCACCGACATCTGCTGCAGCACCGAGGGAAGCTGAGCAGGCAGACCAGCGCTGGCCGATGATGCAACCGCCACTTTATCAACAGGCACGTCTTGCTGGGAGCTGAACGGACCGGCGGCTTGAGGCTGAGCAGCCTGCTTGGCCTGCAGCACGATGCTCTGCTGCACCTGGATACACATCGGGACAGTTCAAGCCTAGCCGCCTCTCCTGCTTTGTACTGGTAAGATGATCAATCCTACCATCAGCTGGAAATGATGCTCGCCAGGGCAGAACGATTCATTGTTTTCAAATCGATAATGCGATGTTAACAAATGTGTTTAGCTAATTGCAAAGACCACGATTAATAAAAAGGGAattatttagttgaatgtttggtGCAACATTTGGTTTCAGATATAAGATAAAGGCTGGAATAAAGTTACATAGCACATTGTTTTACAGAAATGTCCTTGttctttcaaatattttgttttgcattataAAACATGATCTTAGAAGGTGCAATATTTAGATAAAACACTAATTGAATCGTAATCCCAATATCTGTCAGGAAAATTGCAATTTGATTTTACTGGCGAGACTGCTCATTGCGTGCATATTCCACAACAAGTTTCCATGAAGAGACGTTTGCGGTGACCTGGGACAATACCTGGTGTAGCTTGTCCAGCAGCTGTTTCTGCTGAGGCGAGGGCTGGCTGATGGCCGACAGCGTCTGAATCTGTGCAGCGACTAGTTGCAGGTGGTGCTGGTGCTCTGCTGTCAGGCCCGGGATTGGAACCTGGGCTTTGACCACAGCAGCGGCAGAAGTGCTGACAGGAGGAGCGGTGAACTGGTGTGGTGCGGGCGGcgcaggaggaggggggggcttGGGCGACTGGGACAGCGGAGGCATATCTTGTTGATAAGGGGCGGGCTGAGAGGCCGGCCGCGGCTgaggctgcagctgcagctgaaCCTGAATGTGTGCGTGCTGGggctgtgtgtgctgctgctggcccTGCGGAGCCGGCTGGGGGGATTCCGCCATCTGGTTGTGGACAATAAAGAGCTGGGGGTGAGAGGAGGGGGTGCATGAGCGGGAGGGCGTTTGGGACTGTGGCTGCGGCTGGGAGGGAGGACGCGACTGCTGCTGATGGTGCGGTGACTGGATGTGCTGGCTCAGAGTGAGAGGAGAGTGGGAAGGCTGCGGGCTGACCGCCACTGGGGGCGCCGAGGAGTGAGTGGACAAGGCCGGGGAGGGGGACATGCCCTGGATTAGGGACTGCTGATGTCCACTGGAGGGCACCTAAAGAAGTGGAAGTACTTGTTTAGTTCAAGAATGCAGACCAATATTTGAACACAGGAGGAAATCAGAAAATCAAGTGCAAAAATCACACACTCCAAGTTCTGCATgcacacagtatatgtacactaccggtctaaagtttggggtcactcacaaatttccattggacgccattatagacagaatcccagctgagatcagttgccttgtttttttaaccagggcagcagtttccagattacattatgtgcttacataattgcaaaagggttgtttaatgttttcttagttagctttttaaaataatatcagattagtgaacaaaatgtgcctttggaacattggatgaatggttgctgataatgggaaatgtagatattgcattaaagatccgccacccacccagatcagctggtatccggtctataatggagtaaaatggaatttgtaagtgacccaaaacttttgaccggtagtctatatatatatatatataaagtaaataTGATTTATAGTACATAGCTAAACATTTGACTAGATACTtaatagggctgggcgatatggttCAATATCAGAATCTTAACagaaatcaaaatatattttgcaaTACGCATGCAAATGCATGCATGATTTTATGTTAAGTTCTTGAAATGATGTTAAATACAATGACTAAACACTATTGTTATGCATTTCATAAGACATAACTCTttacacatgtaaaacaaaCCCCTCAATAACTTATTATGGTTGGGGTGTAATCATACTTTGCTtcaaattgttgatttttacaGCGGTAAAATGgtaacacatgatcaatatcaCAATTCCATAGAAAATCAATATATGAATCATCGCCCAACTCCCGATTGAAAGAAATCACACAAAAGGTGGgtaaaacaacatcaaacaatACAAAAGCAAAGTGTATTTAGTAATCTAGTAGTTGCTGAACTAAAAGTAGTAAAAGCCCACAGATTTTTTTCCTAGCATTTGAGGAGGATTACACATAAAAAGGGAGCAGTGATCAGTTGGCgagccaaaaaagaaaaacggtTGACAAAAGCAAGAAGTCAAGAGATCAGCGGGCCTGTGATGGAGACGTAGGAGGTGATCTGAAGACTGCAGGGACTGGGGACAAGGGAGCATGAATTATCGTTTGGGGGTACGACACAGGTCTGACTCCAGGTCACAAGGGGGAGTGGCAGATGAGAGTCTAAACTTTATGTACGGTGTTGAGAGGTGGGGTTGATCAGTTATTGGTCAGTAATGCAACAGATGAAGGTGAGCTGACTGATTCTGATTGAGTGTTAGTAAAGAGGTGAAGGGGTTGCACTTGGCACCTTGGTAGCTCTACTGTTAAAAGCATGAGCATGGTTTTAGTGTTCTGttacaaaatacagaaagtgGAATGGATGAAAAACATACCAAATttgttaaagcgcccatattatgctcattttcaggtttgttactgtattttgaggttgtaccagaataggtttagatggttttactttttttttaaaaatcatatttttgctATACTGCACATTCTTGCAGAtcttgttttcaccctgtgtgtctaggtctttattttagctacagagtgagaaatctcactatctatactatctttgttgtgaGTCGCACATGCGTAGTAGCTACAGTAGGTAAGAACACATCAGCAAGATAACTTTCttcaactttggtcagtccaaggcaggattagctgggagatttcttctaaatgagggacacttgtggaatacctgcagaacagggacgtggaagtagttcttttggagattatggtaaACTAGTGTATGTtgaagcagtgttttgccattgagaacaagctagcatgctagcatgctagcgctagcacgTGCTaaggttagccacctcatctcctCTACTGACGTAAAAAAACGTGCAGATTTGGAACAGCTCACCCGatgactgaagacagaggacattctgaaacctgtatctcactcaaaacagcatgcatagttttttttctcaaagtttgtatgcgtgtggaagcaccagagatgCGAAATAACATCCCAAATCCCAGaggagtgattttttttttttataatatgggcactttaaaaacaagaacTGGACGTTAATTGCCAGTTTCATATTCTATAGGAGGTGCACACAGCTATATGTCGCAAAAGAACGGGCTGAAACACTATACATGTGGAAAACTGGAATGACCATGCCTTTACACATGCCAGAGCGGTGTTAGACACAAACAGAAGCTGCAAGCGAGACATTTTTGAGCATAGGAATTGCATAGCAACTGTGAGAGCCATTGAAGCAATGACTAAAGCCGAAGAGAAGGACAGAGCAATGACAGGGAAAGGTAAGATACCCTAACATTgtggcggcagcagcagcaacaagtgggcggggcttaacaTAAAGGGGCATTTCTACCTGCTTTACCACTGCTGCCATGTGGGAGGGGCCAGGGGAAGGGCTGTGGCTCAGACCCACCCAAGAGTCAGTTAATTGGCTGTCATGGACAGAGGGGGCCGGAGCAGTGACGCTGTTGCTGCTGACGATTACAGACGCTGGAACGCCAGCAGAGGGGGTGGACTCATTCTCTGTTTGGTGGTGCTGCTCCTGATAGGAGTACATTTACCATTTCAGGACGAGGgagggaaaggaggagggggatTGGAGGGAAGGAGGAGTAAAATAGTAAACCATAGAGGGTCAGACCAAGATAACACTCCGtgcatgttattttttaagacaatgTTAAACTGTACACAAttaaagcacacacatgcaaagagTGGAACACTGACCTGTTGCAGGAACATCTGCAGAGACTCTTGGCTCAGGATCATACTGGAGCCCTGGTTGGTGAACAGTAACCTCCCTGGACTATGTTGAGCCTGATGGGGGACCAGCCCCACTGCTGTGACAGAGGACGAGGTGGGCACAGACATGGACTGAGAAGAGGAGGTTACTGTAGTAGCCGTGGACACACAGGATGCCGTTTGCATGGCGAGGATAGAGGACTGTGGTGCATGCTGCTGAGTGGGATGAGCAGCCTGGTCCGTGGAGCTACCCAGAACAGTAACACACTCTCCGGGCTGGCCCTGAGCCATGGTCGCTGCACCTGTGCTGCTGGGGACTCCGCCTGGCTGAGGCTGCAGGGCTGGCTGAAGGCTGACTGCGGGGCTCAGCCCCTCCACCTGACTGAGCATGGTCAGGGAGTTCTGGATGGGCATGCCCTGTATGACTGTCTGGGCATGACCTGAGACAgtgtgggtctgtgtctggCTTTGACTCTGGGCCAACGAGACGGGCATTTGAAAGAGCGTGGGCGTGCCCATCTGGCCAGGCTGGAGCTGGATAGATCCAGAGAGGATGTGGGCTGCCCCGGGGTGGCCCTGTGAAGCCAACACCTGGCCCAGGTTGATGTTCTGGTTTGAAGTTAAAATCTGGTTTGCAATGAGCTGTCCACCAGGACCCTGACTTGTTATAATGTGCCCCCCAGGGTGCTGGGTCAGGATCTGCCCACCTGCTTGTAGTTGTGGTAGGAGAAACTGGTGGTTCTGACCTTGCAGAACTGTCTGAGAGGGAATAACGATGCCCTGTTGGTTTAACAAGTGTACACTAAGAGGCTTGCCCGATGGTTGTGGTGCTTGTTGCTTGAATAGGGTTTGTTGAAACTGAGGGCCTTGTGTTGAGGCCTGAGTACTCAGGACAACGTTAGAACCAGGCTTTCCTGTCAGGAAGGTTACATTCTGAGCAGCAGAAACTGGAATTTGCTGCAGCCCTAGAGCCTTGTGGGCATCGTTCTGCAGCGTTTGGGGTCCTGGctgtgactgctgctgctgctgctgttgttgctgtttgaaAAGTTTCGGTTGGATGGCTCCCCCCTGAGGGGGTTTAGGCTGAATGGGTGTTGGTGTGCGCTGGATGATCACGTTCTGCATGATTTGGCCTTGGTTTTGCGTCTGGTGTCCAATTCCTGAACTTAGAGTGGTGCTGCCAAAGCCCACGAGCCCAGCAGGGGTCATTGTGCCGCTGCTGTTTGTGCTGCTGACACAAACAGCCGGTCCGTTTAAAGCTGGAGATCCCAAAGTGGCTTTGTTACCTTGGATCAGAAGTCCACCCCCTGAGCCTCCAAGCCCTGCCTGAGAACCAGCACCTGATACATCTTGCCCAGACTGATGCAGCTGGTATCCACCCATGGCCTTAGCTAGGATTGGCTGCCCAGACTGATTGATAGTCATGACTGTAGGTTGACCCACAACCTGAATCTGTCCGATACCCAAATGTCCAGACTGACTCCCATTAGGAAGAGCTTGGAGACTTGAAATGGGCTGAAGTGTCACATTTCCCAGGCCGACGGGCTGCATAAACGGCTGAACACTAATGGCCTTGTTCATGACCTGGGATTGGAGTTGAAGGCCCTGCTGAGCAAGCACTGACCCCAGCATGTCAGCTGCAGCATTGGGAGGAGTAGCAGTGGTGCTCGGGCCTGACCCAGGGAaaattgctgctgctgctcccccAACACCCATGCCTACACCAACAGCAGTGCCTCCAGCCCCAGAGAGGCTGGCATCAGGCAGTGTCTGTACCACCTGCGTAAGGCCTGGAATTCCAAAGGAGCCCAGGTCCAGCTCAGCCTCTGCCTCCTGTAAGCTTTGCTCTGTGATGTTTGCTTCAGCCAAGCTCTGCTGCAGGATGTCGCATGGCTCGTGATTTGTCCCaatgccattgctcccacttTCACCACCTGGGGATCCTCCCAGGATGTCATCATCCTCCAGGAAGTCCAGGTCAACACTGACTCTGGGTAGGCCGGCCGGCTCATTGGCCGACAGCTGGACTGCAGGCTGGACCTCTGGAACATGGCCCTTTAAAGGAAAGCAGGAAAGAAGTGAAACCAGGTGATGGATGAATTTGATGGCTAGATGTGATGGAGAGAAGTGTACCTGAGTCAACACAGAAATGCAGACATGAAAACCCCACAAAAACCCTTTTGCAAATCAAAGCTTGTAGAGTGTATATATGTTAGTGGAAAGGGAGGGTATTTGGAGATGCATGCTACACAGATGGATAGaaaacagagggaggaggatTGGGGGATTTTACTCACCCCAGTGGTAGAGAAGAACGAGCTGGAGGGGTCACTCGAACCATCCAATAGGTCGTCAGTGTCCAACTACAGACACACCCACCCAGGATAGGACAGACAGAAACCAAAGGCACCCAAACCAGCAGGCAAAAGCCACcaggacagagaaacagacagaccaTCAAACGGAGGAGGAAGGCAAGGAAAGGACAGAAAACGGTCCAGAGAAGCCAGATTGTAAAGAACCAGTGAAAAGATAAGCGACAGAAGGGCCAAATGAAAGGAGTAACACAGGGTTGGGAAGCGTTAGTATCGGGACTTCTCATTTTGTGAATTAGCCTCATAAAAAGGGAAGGCAGGCTGAAACCATAAATGGTGCAATCAAAAACAACCATTAAGCCAAGAAAGCGGtaacaaaaagaataaagaaaaagcagTGAGGGAAG
This genomic window contains:
- the bicra gene encoding BRD4-interacting chromatin-remodeling complex-associated protein isoform X1 encodes the protein MDDEDGRCLLDVICDPEALNDFLHGSETHLDTDDLLDGSSDPSSSFFSTTGGHVPEVQPAVQLSANEPAGLPRVSVDLDFLEDDDILGGSPGGESGSNGIGTNHEPCDILQQSLAEANITEQSLQEAEAELDLGSFGIPGLTQVVQTLPDASLSGAGGTAVGVGMGVGGAAAAIFPGSGPSTTATPPNAAADMLGSVLAQQGLQLQSQVMNKAISVQPFMQPVGLGNVTLQPISSLQALPNGSQSGHLGIGQIQVVGQPTVMTINQSGQPILAKAMGGYQLHQSGQDVSGAGSQAGLGGSGGGLLIQGNKATLGSPALNGPAVCVSSTNSSGTMTPAGLVGFGSTTLSSGIGHQTQNQGQIMQNVIIQRTPTPIQPKPPQGGAIQPKLFKQQQQQQQQQSQPGPQTLQNDAHKALGLQQIPVSAAQNVTFLTGKPGSNVVLSTQASTQGPQFQQTLFKQQAPQPSGKPLSVHLLNQQGIVIPSQTVLQGQNHQFLLPQLQAGGQILTQHPGGHIITSQGPGGQLIANQILTSNQNINLGQVLASQGHPGAAHILSGSIQLQPGQMGTPTLFQMPVSLAQSQSQTQTHTVSGHAQTVIQGMPIQNSLTMLSQVEGLSPAVSLQPALQPQPGGVPSSTGAATMAQGQPGECVTVLGSSTDQAAHPTQQHAPQSSILAMQTASCVSTATTVTSSSQSMSVPTSSSVTAVGLVPHQAQHSPGRLLFTNQGSSMILSQESLQMFLQQEQHHQTENESTPSAGVPASVIVSSNSVTAPAPSVHDSQLTDSWVGLSHSPSPGPSHMAAVVKQVPSSGHQQSLIQGMSPSPALSTHSSAPPVAVSPQPSHSPLTLSQHIQSPHHQQQSRPPSQPQPQSQTPSRSCTPSSHPQLFIVHNQMAESPQPAPQGQQQHTQPQHAHIQVQLQLQPQPRPASQPAPYQQDMPPLSQSPKPPPPPAPPAPHQFTAPPVSTSAAAVVKAQVPIPGLTAEHQHHLQLVAAQIQTLSAISQPSPQQKQLLDKLHQVQQSIVLQAKQAAQPQAAGPFSSQQDVPVDKVAVASSASAGLPAQLPSVLQQMSVLVKTPAPASSDLQVFSGAQGPAGAMGNQTVTPSSLNQPAQVQPKPGVISSVGGMTLGKGGMQIQVLGTSLTQMPAPQLPAPLQTQTTTMKMPFSAEPSKEARMLEQLRKQQGSVLHPNYSAPFYSFEDTMHRLLPYHLYQGTANSSQDYQKVDDEFETVSCHLLKRTQAMLDKYRHLLFAESKAFKPEQRLGPSAEMVMIDRMFIQEEKIALSQDRILAKERPEEFVANARMLESVVSSQQKAPSAEPTSASGGVAAAVPAPAPAAPVPVPLSNLAPNPPPAPTPSPSPASAPVPAPASAPAPPAAPTATPFPPTKLVIKHGGGGASVSWSSGGPPPPAAVGRLAEPAAQSSSFSRASAASPDDDDALPQRTSKPPMKTYEARRRIGLKLKIKQDQTGFSKVVHNTALDPVHTPQPQQSGQSTSQPQTQPQGQAAVLHPKPRPLSTPPPTVIRTQSPICTASSASLVTTATSQSNPPLRGTVPPNAAPASSSSTSTSHTWSLSSSASSTQVNGSLDHHDGGGLKHNSASTATPSQTTCRLPLRKTYRENISPRVRPGVPGGGDESLSYPRPTPSPPQHDASSPPSERTVIASVKVEKRGRDALHSHTESSHETGRLRSAMQGLDEMDEVFSRGIKTTQHHHHPQLPDREGAKERGEEQTDQETDVSKYKRASGKNRHRAGGTFRMDQHAPGPPSPESSFTRDSLLPAKRCKSDSPDMDNASFSSGSPPDDSLNEHLQCAIDSILNLQQEPSARGHHIKGGHSRSQQHQSQRPGGLAASSHRPSVPPTSSASASSSLAQHPQVGGRGHNGSLVSQTQSR
- the bicra gene encoding BRD4-interacting chromatin-remodeling complex-associated protein isoform X5, whose protein sequence is MDDEDGRCLLDVICDPEALNDFLHGSETHGHVPEVQPAVQLSANEPAGLPRVSVDLDFLEDDDILGGSPGGESGSNGIGTNHEPCDILQQSLAEANITEQSLQEAEAELDLGSFGIPGLTQVVQTLPDASLSGAGGTAVGVGMGVGGAAAAIFPGSGPSTTATPPNAAADMLGSVLAQQGLQLQSQVMNKAISVQPFMQPVGLGNVTLQPISSLQALPNGSQSGHLGIGQIQVVGQPTVMTINQSGQPILAKAMGGYQLHQSGQDVSGAGSQAGLGGSGGGLLIQGNKATLGSPALNGPAVCVSSTNSSGTMTPAGLVGFGSTTLSSGIGHQTQNQGQIMQNVIIQRTPTPIQPKPPQGGAIQPKLFKQQQQQQQQQSQPGPQTLQNDAHKALGLQQIPVSAAQNVTFLTGKPGSNVVLSTQASTQGPQFQQTLFKQQAPQPSGKPLSVHLLNQQGIVIPSQTVLQGQNHQFLLPQLQAGGQILTQHPGGHIITSQGPGGQLIANQILTSNQNINLGQVLASQGHPGAAHILSGSIQLQPGQMGTPTLFQMPVSLAQSQSQTQTHTVSGHAQTVIQGMPIQNSLTMLSQVEGLSPAVSLQPALQPQPGGVPSSTGAATMAQGQPGECVTVLGSSTDQAAHPTQQHAPQSSILAMQTASCVSTATTVTSSSQSMSVPTSSSVTAVGLVPHQAQHSPGRLLFTNQGSSMILSQESLQMFLQQEQHHQTENESTPSAGVPASVIVSSNSVTAPAPSVHDSQLTDSWVGLSHSPSPGPSHMAAVVKQVPSSGHQQSLIQGMSPSPALSTHSSAPPVAVSPQPSHSPLTLSQHIQSPHHQQQSRPPSQPQPQSQTPSRSCTPSSHPQLFIVHNQMAESPQPAPQGQQQHTQPQHAHIQVQLQLQPQPRPASQPAPYQQDMPPLSQSPKPPPPPAPPAPHQFTAPPVSTSAAAVVKAQVPIPGLTAEHQHHLQLVAAQIQTLSAISQPSPQQKQLLDKLHQVQQSIVLQAKQAAQPQAAGPFSSQQDVPVDKVAVASSASAGLPAQLPSVLQQMSVLVKTPAPASSDLQVFSGAQGPAGAMGNQTVTPSSLNQPAQVQPKPGVISSVGGMTLGKGGMQIQVLGTSLTQMPAPQLPAPLQTQTTTMKMPFSAEPSKEARMLEQLRKQQGSVLHPNYSAPFYSFEDTMHRLLPYHLYQGTANSSQDYQKVDDEFETVSCHLLKRTQAMLDKYRHLLFAESKAFKPEQRLGPSAEMVMIDRMFIQEEKIALSQDRILAKERPEEFVANARMLESVVSSQQKAPSAEPTSASGGVAAAVPAPAPAAPVPVPLSNLAPNPPPAPTPSPSPASAPVPAPASAPAPPAAPTATPFPPTKLVIKHGGGGASVSWSSGGPPPPAAVGRLAEPAAQSSSFSRASAASPDDDDALPQRTSKPPMKTYEARRRIGLKLKIKQDQTGFSKVVHNTALDPVHTPQPQQSGQSTSQPQTQPQGQAAVLHPKPRPLSTPPPTVIRTQSPICTASSASLVTTATSQSNPPLRGTVPPNAAPASSSSTSTSHTWSLSSSASSTQVNGSLDHHDGGGLKHNSASTATPSQTTCRLPLRKTYRENISPRVRPGVPGGGDESLSYPRPTPSPPQHDASSPPSERTVIASVKVEKRGRDALHSHTESSHETGRLRSAMQGLDEMDEVFSRGIKTTQHHHHPQLPDREGAKERGEEQTDQETDVSKYKRASGKNRHRAGGTFRMDQHAPGPPSPESSFTRDSLLPAKRCKSDSPDMDNASFSSGSPPDDSLNEHLQCAIDSILNLQQEPSARGHHIKGGHSRSQQHQSQRPGGLAASSHRPSVPPTSSASASSSLAQHPQVGGRGHNGSLVSQTQSR
- the bicra gene encoding BRD4-interacting chromatin-remodeling complex-associated protein isoform X6, whose translation is MDDEDGRCLLDVICDPEALNDFLHGSETHLDTDDLLDGSSDPSSSFFSTTGGHVPEVQPAVQLSANEPAGLPRVSVDLDFLEDDDILGGSPGGESGSNGIGTNHEPCDILQQSLAEANITEQSLQEAEAELDLGSFGIPGLTQVVQTLPDASLSGAGGTAVGVGMGVGGAAAAIFPGSGPSTTATPPNAAADMLGSVLAQQGLQLQSQVMNKAISVQPFMQPVGLGNVTLQPISSLQALPNGSQSGHLGIGQIQVVGQPTVMTINQSGQPILAKAMGGYQLHQSGQDVSGAGSQAGLGGSGGGLLIQGNKATLGSPALNGPAVCVSSTNSSGTMTPAGLVGFGSTTLSSGIGHQTQNQGQIMQNVIIQRTPTPIQPKPPQGGAIQPKLFKQQQQQQQQQSQPGPQTLQNDAHKALGLQQIPVSAAQNVTFLTGKPGSNVVLSTQASTQGPQFQQTLFKQQAPQPSGKPLSVHLLNQQGIVIPSQTVLQGQNHQFLLPQLQAGGQILTQHPGGHIITSQGPGGQLIANQILTSNQNINLGQVLASQGHPGAAHILSGSIQLQPGQMGTPTLFQMPVSLAQSQSQTQTHTVSGHAQTVIQGMPIQNSLTMLSQVEGLSPAVSLQPALQPQPGGVPSSTGAATMAQGQPGECVTVLGSSTDQAAHPTQQHAPQSSILAMQTASCVSTATTVTSSSQSMSVPTSSSVTAVGLVPHQAQHSPGRLLFTNQGSSMILSQESLQMFLQQVPSSGHQQSLIQGMSPSPALSTHSSAPPVAVSPQPSHSPLTLSQHIQSPHHQQQSRPPSQPQPQSQTPSRSCTPSSHPQLFIVHNQMAESPQPAPQGQQQHTQPQHAHIQVQLQLQPQPRPASQPAPYQQDMPPLSQSPKPPPPPAPPAPHQFTAPPVSTSAAAVVKAQVPIPGLTAEHQHHLQLVAAQIQTLSAISQPSPQQKQLLDKLHQVQQSIVLQAKQAAQPQAAGPFSSQQDVPVDKVAVASSASAGLPAQLPSVLQQMSVLVKTPAPASSDLQVFSGAQGPAGAMGNQTVTPSSLNQPAQVQPKPGVISSVGGMTLGKGGMQIQVLGTSLTQMPAPQLPAPLQTQTTTMKMPFSAEPSKEARMLEQLRKQQGSVLHPNYSAPFYSFEDTMHRLLPYHLYQGTANSSQDYQKVDDEFETVSCHLLKRTQAMLDKYRHLLFAESKAFKPEQRLGPSAEMVMIDRMFIQEEKIALSQDRILAKERPEEFVANARMLESVVSSQQKAPSAEPTSASGGVAAAVPAPAPAAPVPVPLSNLAPNPPPAPTPSPSPASAPVPAPASAPAPPAAPTATPFPPTKLVIKHGGGGASVSWSSGGPPPPAAVGRLAEPAAQSSSFSRASAASPDDDDALPQRTSKPPMKTYEARRRIGLKLKIKQDQTGFSKVVHNTALDPVHTPQPQQSGQSTSQPQTQPQGQAAVLHPKPRPLSTPPPTVIRTQSPICTASSASLVTTATSQSNPPLRGTVPPNAAPASSSSTSTSHTWSLSSSASSTQVNGSLDHHDGGGLKHNSASTATPSQTTCRLPLRKTYRENISPRVRPGVPGGGDESLSYPRPTPSPPQHDASSPPSERTVIASVKVEKRGRDALHSHTESSHETGRLRSAMQGLDEMDEVFSRGIKTTQHHHHPQLPDREGAKERGEEQTDQETDVSKYKRASGKNRHRAGGTFRMDQHAPGPPSPESSFTRDSLLPAKRCKSDSPDMDNASFSSGSPPDDSLNEHLQCAIDSILNLQQEPSARGHHIKGGHSRSQQHQSQRPGGLAASSHRPSVPPTSSASASSSLAQHPQVGGRGHNGSLVSQTQSR